The proteins below are encoded in one region of Planctopirus limnophila DSM 3776:
- a CDS encoding FKBP-type peptidyl-prolyl cis-trans isomerase: protein MASVVAGDMVTISYRGTLDDGSVFDESTPDEPLRFVAGGEEVIEGLTNAVIGMTVGEKKRIVIEPDQAYGDYDDELEQTVERSELPEDAEVGDQLTATSVEDDDEEFPVWVVELNETEAVLDANHPLAGETLIFEIELLGINEPEPS from the coding sequence ATGGCAAGTGTTGTTGCAGGTGACATGGTCACCATCAGTTATCGGGGAACTCTGGACGATGGAAGCGTGTTCGATGAGAGCACCCCTGATGAACCTTTACGGTTTGTCGCTGGCGGTGAAGAAGTCATCGAGGGGTTGACCAACGCCGTGATTGGCATGACGGTTGGCGAAAAGAAGCGCATTGTCATTGAGCCCGATCAGGCTTATGGCGATTACGACGATGAACTGGAACAGACCGTCGAGCGATCGGAACTGCCAGAAGATGCCGAAGTGGGCGATCAACTGACGGCTACTTCTGTCGAGGATGACGATGAAGAGTTTCCTGTCTGGGTGGTGGAACTGAACGAGACGGAAGCCGTTCTCGATGCCAACCATCCCCTGGCAGGTGAAACATTGATATTTGAGATTGAGCTGCTGGGGATCAATGAGCCTGAGCCCAGTTAA
- a CDS encoding endonuclease/exonuclease/phosphatase family protein produces the protein MRIVSFNIHKGIGGRDRRYRLERIIEALRALEPDVICLQEVDHHVARSRYDHQAKLISEALGLVHAHYQLNVRLKEGGYGNLIASRYPLASVHAISLTRRHYKPRGAQLVVVQTPLGRLHLIHWHLGLRETERHWQVRRMFEHQHFREHRQLPAIAIGDTNDWRNTLANGPFAVHGWKQISSPPSRFRSFPAWLPLGALDKVFVNSGVAIESCHIAKSRLLRDASDHLPLVVDLGGFHEHPADHLPRLSLPVQ, from the coding sequence ATGCGGATCGTCAGCTTCAACATTCACAAAGGGATCGGCGGACGTGATCGACGATATCGCCTCGAACGAATCATTGAGGCATTGCGTGCACTAGAACCCGATGTGATCTGCCTGCAGGAAGTGGACCATCATGTGGCGAGATCACGCTACGACCATCAGGCCAAACTCATTAGTGAAGCACTGGGTCTGGTGCATGCGCACTATCAGTTGAATGTGCGTCTCAAAGAAGGCGGTTATGGGAATCTCATTGCTTCGCGTTATCCGCTGGCTTCGGTGCATGCCATTTCACTCACCCGGCGACATTACAAGCCGAGGGGTGCGCAACTGGTCGTTGTCCAGACTCCGTTAGGCAGGCTGCATCTGATTCACTGGCATCTGGGATTGCGTGAAACCGAGAGGCATTGGCAGGTTCGTCGGATGTTTGAACATCAGCATTTTCGCGAACACAGACAATTACCGGCTATTGCGATTGGCGATACGAACGACTGGCGGAACACACTGGCCAACGGCCCGTTTGCAGTGCATGGCTGGAAACAGATTTCCAGCCCACCTTCCCGATTTCGATCTTTCCCGGCGTGGCTTCCTTTAGGAGCACTGGACAAAGTGTTTGTGAATTCGGGAGTGGCCATCGAGAGTTGTCATATTGCCAAAAGCCGACTATTGAGAGATGCCTCGGATCATCTGCCGCTGGTGGTTGATCTAGGTGGTTTTCATGAACACCCGGCGGATCATTTGCCGCGATTGAGTCTTCCTGTTCAATGA
- a CDS encoding NAD(P)H-hydrate dehydratase, which translates to MIEPQLIRLDRRRQVMIMEQEQAVICITHLPIVPHRRDDGHKGDYGHALIVAGQVGMSGAACLAGKAALRGGAGLVTVATPISIQPTIAAYEPSYLTLGLPETHGAIGFGALETIHRALHVATAVAIGPGLGTAEPARQIVRALYRSLPIPMIIDADGLNVLAASGDDLTRDPGAGARIMTPHPGEFARLTGETTATIQAAREKFANEFARRHGLTVVLKGKETVVTDGYRMAINTTGNSGMATGGTGDVLTGLLTALVAQKLPSFEAAQLAVWLHGRAGDIAAEKHSQPGLIASDLLDYLGSAWLEIGA; encoded by the coding sequence TTGATCGAACCACAGTTAATCAGGTTGGATCGCCGCAGGCAGGTCATGATTATGGAACAGGAACAGGCTGTTATCTGCATCACCCACCTTCCGATCGTGCCTCATCGCCGTGATGATGGACACAAGGGAGATTATGGACACGCGCTGATCGTGGCTGGGCAGGTGGGCATGAGTGGAGCCGCCTGCCTGGCTGGAAAAGCAGCTCTGCGAGGTGGTGCGGGGCTGGTGACAGTCGCTACGCCGATCTCGATTCAACCCACGATTGCGGCTTATGAGCCCAGCTACTTAACGTTGGGGCTGCCGGAGACACACGGAGCGATCGGCTTTGGAGCTCTCGAAACGATTCATCGGGCGTTACATGTCGCCACGGCTGTTGCCATTGGTCCGGGGTTGGGCACAGCCGAACCTGCGCGACAAATTGTGCGAGCGCTGTATCGCTCTTTGCCCATCCCGATGATTATCGATGCGGATGGTTTGAATGTGCTTGCTGCCAGTGGCGATGATCTCACACGAGACCCGGGTGCGGGGGCCCGGATTATGACGCCGCATCCGGGTGAGTTTGCCCGTCTGACGGGTGAAACGACTGCCACAATTCAAGCAGCCCGCGAAAAATTCGCCAATGAATTTGCCCGCAGGCATGGTCTGACAGTTGTTCTCAAGGGCAAAGAAACTGTGGTGACCGATGGCTATCGCATGGCCATTAACACAACCGGGAACAGTGGTATGGCCACAGGAGGAACAGGCGATGTCCTGACGGGCCTGCTCACTGCACTGGTGGCACAGAAACTCCCCTCTTTTGAAGCGGCACAGTTAGCCGTTTGGCTGCATGGACGAGCAGGAGATATTGCTGCTGAAAAACATTCGCAGCCAGGCCTCATCGCTTCTGACCTGCTCGATTATCTGGGTTCTGCCTGGCTGGAAATCGGGGCGTGA
- a CDS encoding basic secretory protein-like protein, whose protein sequence is MRHLLLAAGCVLGVMALAPAADEPRPFIKINLDTSEVPELETWGKEAQDLIVEWYPRMVNLLGSEDYQPPREMGLKFRNSKEGVAHTIKDQITVSSQWVKDHPEDVGLVIHEMVHVIQAYPPRSGPGWITEGVADYLRYAVYEGRPLSWFPTSADPKGFTKGYNMTAGFFLWLENGPAPGIVAKLNAHMRQGTYKESLFEEAGGKPLLDLWQDYLSHRRQMRSR, encoded by the coding sequence GTGAGACATTTGCTGCTGGCTGCGGGCTGCGTACTGGGTGTGATGGCTTTGGCACCGGCTGCCGATGAGCCCAGGCCTTTCATAAAAATCAACCTCGACACCAGCGAAGTCCCGGAGCTGGAAACCTGGGGAAAAGAGGCACAAGACCTGATTGTGGAATGGTACCCACGCATGGTGAATCTGCTGGGCTCGGAAGACTATCAGCCACCTCGTGAAATGGGACTCAAGTTCCGCAACAGCAAAGAAGGAGTCGCCCACACGATCAAGGATCAGATCACAGTTTCGTCACAATGGGTGAAGGATCATCCCGAAGATGTCGGACTGGTGATCCATGAAATGGTGCATGTGATTCAGGCTTATCCACCTCGTTCAGGGCCGGGCTGGATCACTGAAGGAGTGGCCGATTACTTACGTTACGCGGTTTATGAAGGGCGACCACTGAGCTGGTTTCCCACCAGCGCCGATCCTAAAGGCTTCACCAAGGGCTACAACATGACGGCTGGCTTTTTCCTGTGGCTGGAAAATGGCCCTGCCCCCGGAATTGTTGCCAAGCTCAATGCTCACATGCGACAGGGGACATACAAAGAAAGTCTCTTTGAAGAAGCGGGCGGGAAGCCACTTCTTGATCTCTGGCAGGATTATTTGAGCCACCGGCGGCAGATGCGTTCGCGATAA
- the cysK gene encoding cysteine synthase A, whose product MPIFKDNSESIGRTPLVQINRLTAGLSSRVLAKIEGRNPAYSVKCRIGAAMIWDAEQSGKLKPGMHVVEPTSGNTGIALAFVCAARGYKLTLTMPETMSIERRMMLKSFGADLVLTPGADGMKGAISKAEELAAQPGWFIPQQFKNPANPAIHVKTTGPEIWNDTEGQVDVFVAGVGTGGTITGVARFLKHEKKHPVHVVAVEPAASPVLAGGPAGRHKIQGIGAGFVPDTFDRSVVDEILSVTDDEAIETARKLAMEEGISCGISCGAAMAGALKVAARPEFAGKTIVTVLPDAGERYLSTALFENLR is encoded by the coding sequence ATGCCCATCTTTAAGGACAACTCAGAATCGATCGGGCGGACGCCACTGGTGCAGATCAATCGTTTGACGGCCGGTCTTTCGAGCCGGGTACTGGCCAAAATCGAAGGCCGCAACCCCGCCTACAGCGTCAAGTGCCGCATTGGCGCCGCGATGATCTGGGATGCCGAACAATCCGGGAAGCTCAAGCCCGGCATGCATGTTGTCGAACCCACCAGTGGGAACACCGGCATCGCCCTGGCATTTGTCTGTGCTGCCCGAGGCTATAAGCTCACCTTGACCATGCCCGAAACGATGTCGATTGAGCGGCGGATGATGCTCAAAAGCTTCGGTGCCGATCTGGTCCTCACTCCCGGGGCTGACGGTATGAAGGGAGCCATTTCCAAAGCCGAAGAACTGGCGGCACAGCCTGGCTGGTTCATCCCTCAGCAGTTCAAGAATCCGGCCAATCCCGCCATTCATGTCAAAACCACTGGCCCCGAAATCTGGAATGATACCGAAGGACAAGTGGATGTTTTTGTGGCAGGGGTGGGGACTGGCGGCACAATTACAGGTGTTGCCCGATTCCTGAAACACGAAAAGAAACACCCGGTGCATGTGGTCGCTGTTGAACCCGCAGCCAGCCCTGTGCTGGCGGGTGGCCCGGCAGGCCGCCACAAGATTCAAGGGATTGGTGCCGGCTTTGTCCCCGACACTTTTGATCGTTCAGTCGTCGATGAGATTTTGAGCGTCACCGATGATGAAGCCATCGAGACCGCCCGTAAGCTGGCGATGGAAGAAGGCATCAGTTGCGGCATCAGTTGCGGCGCTGCGATGGCTGGCGCTCTCAAGGTGGCAGCACGCCCTGAATTTGCTGGCAAAACGATTGTGACAGTCCTGCCCGATGCCGGTGAACGCTATCTCTCGACGGCACTTTTTGAGAACCTCCGGTAA